One segment of Leptospirillum ferrooxidans C2-3 DNA contains the following:
- a CDS encoding putative toxin-antitoxin system toxin component, PIN family, with amino-acid sequence MKKVVLDTSVIVAAMRSASDAGSAHLRLVSLQRIRPLATIALFLEYEDVLKRPENRSVIGMSLDDIDKFLFALASACEPVDVHFRWRPQLKDTDDEMVLEAATNEHADALMTYNLADFQKATECFSLRVVLPGQFLKEISQ; translated from the coding sequence ATGAAAAAGGTCGTTTTGGATACTTCGGTGATCGTTGCCGCCATGCGAAGTGCGTCTGACGCTGGAAGTGCTCACCTGAGACTGGTTTCTTTACAGAGAATTCGCCCACTCGCTACCATTGCCCTGTTCTTGGAATACGAAGATGTACTTAAACGGCCAGAGAACCGATCGGTCATTGGCATGAGCTTGGATGATATCGACAAATTTCTCTTCGCCCTGGCCAGCGCATGTGAACCGGTAGATGTTCACTTTCGATGGCGTCCACAATTGAAGGATACTGACGATGAAATGGTTTTAGAAGCAGCCACAAATGAGCATGCCGATGCCCTGATGACTTACAATCTGGCCGATTTTCAAAAAGCAACAGAATGCTTTTCTCTGAGAGTCGTTCTTCCAGGTCAGTTTCTCAAGGAGATTTCCCAATGA